One candidate division WOR-3 bacterium genomic window, GCGAAGAGCACAAAGGGCGGGAGGCAAAATCGCCGAAGCGCTTCAACTTGGGCACTATTGCTCTATTCTGTTGCCTCTTCTTTGCCCTGCTAACTTTTGGGGCGGAAGGGAAAGAAGAAAAGAAGTTCCCCAAGGCACCGGAGTGGAGTTTAAAGGACATCAACGGCAACGAAGTGAAACTTACCCAGTTGTTGAAGCAGGGACCGGTTTATATGTTGTGCTGGGATTTGCCCTGCGTCAACTGTATTGCAGAACTGGATGCGCTCGTGCCGGTTTACGACTCTTTGAAGGAGCGAGGGTTTCAGCTGGTGGCGCTTTCGGTTGATAAACCATCGGATGAGGCAAGGGTACGGGGATTTGTCAAAAGTAAAAAATGGCCCTACATCGTGGTTCTGGACCAGCAGCAGAAGGTGAAGAAGGCTTACAACATCATCATCAAACCGACCGCAGTACTGATAAATATGAAAGGCGAGATTGTGTTCACCCATATCGGGTACAAGAAGGGCGATGAGAAGCGGATTGCGGATGAGATCGGGAAATGGCTCCCCGAGGAGTCAGAAGAAGAGAAGGCGGACAGCACGGAAGGGCAGAAACAGGAAGATAAGAAGGGCGGGAAATAATGATAGCGCAGCAGCGCAGCAGGGCAGAATTGGTAAGGTTACTGCGCTACTGTTCAATCCTGTTTCTCACCACCGCCGTTTTCGGGAGCGACTTTTCAATTCAGGGTTCAAACCGTGCCGAGTTCTGGGGCTACGAGACAAACTGGGCGACCCATATTGAAGACAAACTTGATTTAATCGCCCGCTACGGCGATTTTGAAGGTGAACTGGGCGTGCTCCTGTTTGAGCCTTCAAAGCACAGTCCTGCGCCCCGCAAATCATTACGACTGCTGGACTACGCCCTCGCCTACAGCCCGGAGCAGTTAGAGGTCCGGCTGGGCAGATTCTATACCACATTTGGCCAGGGTTTAACGCTGCGAACCTATGCGGACGACGAATTCCGGCACTACAAAAGTTTGCACGGACTTTACAGCCGATTCCACTTGCCGTTAGCGAGCGAGATAACGCTCCTTGCCGGAAGATTGAGGGATGTTTTCTTCCAGGAGAACACCTACAAGATAATGAACGAACTGGACACCACCGACCAGGTTTTAGGGGCAAACCTTGACAGCAGGCCGCTCAATTTTCTGGCGCTGGGGGGCAGATATGTGCGGATTAATCGTGCGGTTGACCCGACCCCGAAGGCGTTCACCGAACTGTTTGGCGGTGGTGCCGCTGTCGACATTGGACCGGTAACGCTGGCTGGTGAGTTCGCCTGGCGCCTGGGAACAAAACCCGGGATTGGGGGCAGGGAAAAAGGTTTTGGCTATCTGGCAAACGCCAGCCTTGCCCTGACTGGATTTTCCCTGCTCGGCCAGTTTGTTGATTATACCGGTTTAGGTTTTCCTGAGGGTGTTTACCATTACAACGACCCACCGACGCCGATTAAGTCCGGGGTGGCGATAAATCGGGGGGTTGACGAGCGCGGATTTGGCGTCACAGTTTCTGGTTCACCGGTTGATGGCCTTTATCTGGAAGGTGAACTGGGGCGGATGTTTGTCCACGACGACAGTTCGGCGGGGGTGTTGGAAGGAGAGGTGAAGGGCAGATACGGCATCGGGGAAAACTGGAACTGGGAAGTTAAGTTCAACCATATGTTACAGAAGAACATTGAACTCGGAACCTATCGCCGGGTAACAGACCGGCCCGGCGTGCTGGTGAATTTTCTGACCGGTGAGCACACCTTTACCCTTGAGGCTGAACTGGGCTGGGTTGAAGAACAACCAACCGAACCGGTACCGGGCGGTATCTGGCGTTATCACGAGCCGTTAATCTCGTTCAGTTATGGGTTCGGTGCGCGCTGGCTCTTCACCATCGGCTGGCAGGGTGTTGATATGGACTCACTCCACCGCTATGACAACCAGAAGTCCTGGCCCATGTTTGAGACGGTCTGGAGTATAAGTGAGCGGAATGTTCTGCGGCTGCGAATTGGCGCCGAGAAAGGCGGTTACACCTGTTCGGGCGGGGTGTGCCGATACGAGGCGCCTTTTCGGGGTGCAAAACTACAGTTAATTAGCCAGATTTAACCGATGCGTAAGGTCGTCATCGTTCTTTTTTCCCTCATCGGCGTTGTCCTGATAGCGCTTGGTGTCAAGTTCGGAATGCTAACGGTAATTCGGGGATTTGCGGGGCAGATATGACTTTCCTGTATGGGCCTCGTGTAGGTCCGATTTGCCGCGAGACGATGGAAATGCCAAAATACCGGGGTGGTTGCGCAGTTGCGGCCGGTCCAAGGATAAGTGGATAAAATGGCGAAGAGGAGAATTGCACCCCACCGCATAGGCCAGATAATCGCCACGGTAATATTGAACGGCTATATCCTTGCCTATGTCCAGGGCAAGATTCTCTATTCCGGGTTTCTTAAAAGTGTTCCAGAACCGGTGCTCAACTGTTATGGCGGACCGCTTTCGGTTTTTGCCTGTCCGCTGGGTTCATTCCAGCAGATTCTTGGCCAGCAGGGGGTACTCTGGTGGCAAAGGGTGCCCTGGGTTATCATCGGTCTGTTTGTCATCGTCGGTGCCTTTGTAGGTCGAGCCGCATGCGGCTGGGTTTGTCCATTCGGGTTGTGGCAGGATTTACTTTACAAAATTAAACTGGGCAAGAGGGCCGGTCGGAGCCGCTGGGTCAGTTTTGGTGTTGTCAGTGGTATCGGGCTAATTGCGGTCGCCCTGCTCGCACTGTTTGTCAAAGTGGCGGTCTGGAAGTCGCTTTTGTTCGGCTGGTTGCCGTTTGTCGGTCTGTATTTATTCAGCCTTTACCGGGGCAAGATGACTTTACCGCCGAGGTGGTGGCTCGGCGGTATGCTGGTCGGTATTGGGTTAGGGCTGTTGATCGGAGTTAAGTTTGAAGTCAACCTGGGAATCGCTGTTGGGGTTGTTGCGCTCACCGTGTTCAGCCTGATGGGCGGCAGCCGGGTGGTGCTCATCGCTGCGCCGCTCGTTTTTGTCCTTGCCCTTCTGGGAAAGCCAATAACGATTGGAAATCTGGGCGGAGTGGAACTTGGTTTAATTCTCGTCCTCGGGGTGGTGTTCTTGATCGGGCTATTTGATTTTTTGCTCAAAATCTCCCTGCCGGTCACATCGCTCAAATTCGTGTTCTTTTTGCTCGTTGCCGGTGTTGTGGCGTTTTTCACCGGCGAACCCTGGTTCTGCAAACTTTGTCCGCAGGGGACCCTGGAAGCCGGGGTGCCGCTCGTCGTCTGGGACCCGGTTCAGGGTTTGCGCAGCCTTGTGGGCTGGCTGTTCTATCTCAAGGTGGCAATCCTGCTTTTTGTCCTCTGGGTGGCGATTGTTATCAAGAGGCCATTTTGCCGTGCGGTGTGTCCGATTGGTGCCATCTACTCTCTGTTCAACCGGGCAAGTTTGATGCGGATGAAACTGGACACCACCACCTGCACAAAGT contains:
- a CDS encoding 4Fe-4S binding protein — its product is MAKRRIAPHRIGQIIATVILNGYILAYVQGKILYSGFLKSVPEPVLNCYGGPLSVFACPLGSFQQILGQQGVLWWQRVPWVIIGLFVIVGAFVGRAACGWVCPFGLWQDLLYKIKLGKRAGRSRWVSFGVVSGIGLIAVALLALFVKVAVWKSLLFGWLPFVGLYLFSLYRGKMTLPPRWWLGGMLVGIGLGLLIGVKFEVNLGIAVGVVALTVFSLMGGSRVVLIAAPLVFVLALLGKPITIGNLGGVELGLILVLGVVFLIGLFDFLLKISLPVTSLKFVFFLLVAGVVAFFTGEPWFCKLCPQGTLEAGVPLVVWDPVQGLRSLVGWLFYLKVAILLFVLWVAIVIKRPFCRAVCPIGAIYSLFNRASLMRMKLDTTTCTKCAVCRRVCPMDIEPYEEPNQAECIRCFECVWACPKSSLKITT
- a CDS encoding DUF6029 family protein, with translation MIAQQRSRAELVRLLRYCSILFLTTAVFGSDFSIQGSNRAEFWGYETNWATHIEDKLDLIARYGDFEGELGVLLFEPSKHSPAPRKSLRLLDYALAYSPEQLEVRLGRFYTTFGQGLTLRTYADDEFRHYKSLHGLYSRFHLPLASEITLLAGRLRDVFFQENTYKIMNELDTTDQVLGANLDSRPLNFLALGGRYVRINRAVDPTPKAFTELFGGGAAVDIGPVTLAGEFAWRLGTKPGIGGREKGFGYLANASLALTGFSLLGQFVDYTGLGFPEGVYHYNDPPTPIKSGVAINRGVDERGFGVTVSGSPVDGLYLEGELGRMFVHDDSSAGVLEGEVKGRYGIGENWNWEVKFNHMLQKNIELGTYRRVTDRPGVLVNFLTGEHTFTLEAELGWVEEQPTEPVPGGIWRYHEPLISFSYGFGARWLFTIGWQGVDMDSLHRYDNQKSWPMFETVWSISERNVLRLRIGAEKGGYTCSGGVCRYEAPFRGAKLQLISQI
- a CDS encoding TlpA family protein disulfide reductase, whose translation is MNRYTGRIGEEHKGREAKSPKRFNLGTIALFCCLFFALLTFGAEGKEEKKFPKAPEWSLKDINGNEVKLTQLLKQGPVYMLCWDLPCVNCIAELDALVPVYDSLKERGFQLVALSVDKPSDEARVRGFVKSKKWPYIVVLDQQQKVKKAYNIIIKPTAVLINMKGEIVFTHIGYKKGDEKRIADEIGKWLPEESEEEKADSTEGQKQEDKKGGK